The following are from one region of the Vicinamibacterales bacterium genome:
- a CDS encoding OmpH family outer membrane protein, with amino-acid sequence MRVVKLALVEGALVASLCVPVLAQAPPAGASKPQAPPVAGAPAPPVAGAPAPQGTPAGQAAPPAPKPQPAVPFPPDSKYAFVDVQAVASASQAGKDASKRLQALTEKKQTEITDKNKQLQALTTKRDTSVGVMNEAARAQIDKDVEKLQRDIQFSNSNAQAEVQELQNDLMGDFQKKLVPIIEDVAKERGLYLVLTTESGLAYVHPGLNITDEVVKRLDAKK; translated from the coding sequence ATGAGAGTGGTGAAGCTGGCCCTCGTCGAGGGCGCGCTCGTGGCATCGCTGTGCGTGCCGGTGTTGGCCCAGGCGCCCCCGGCCGGTGCGTCCAAGCCGCAGGCCCCGCCGGTGGCCGGTGCGCCGGCCCCGCCGGTGGCCGGGGCGCCGGCCCCGCAGGGCACGCCCGCCGGCCAGGCGGCCCCCCCGGCTCCCAAGCCGCAGCCGGCCGTGCCGTTTCCGCCCGACTCCAAATACGCGTTCGTCGACGTCCAGGCGGTGGCCTCCGCGTCGCAGGCGGGCAAGGACGCCTCGAAGCGGCTGCAGGCGCTGACCGAAAAGAAGCAGACCGAGATCACCGACAAGAACAAGCAGCTGCAGGCGCTGACCACCAAGCGCGACACCAGCGTCGGCGTCATGAACGAGGCGGCGCGGGCTCAGATCGACAAGGACGTCGAGAAGCTGCAGCGCGACATCCAGTTCTCGAACAGCAACGCCCAGGCGGAAGTGCAGGAGCTGCAGAACGACCTGATGGGAGATTTCCAGAAGAAGCTCGTGCCGATCATCGAGGATGTGGCGAAGGAGCGAGGGCTCTACCTGGTGCTGACCACCGAGTCCGGCCTCGCGTACGTCCATCCTGGGCTCAACATCACCGACGAAGTGGTCAAGCGGCTCGATGCCAAGAAGTAG
- the nusB gene encoding transcription antitermination factor NusB has product MTPVDGESRHRAREAALQMLYQWEVGRVSAPEAVRSYWPGRDAPPSPEDERADATPAAMVDEHNRSWANALVAGTIARVKDADELITAHTKNWRIERMAVIDRLVLRMAIYELLSEPDTPAKVVINEAIELVRTFSGEDPVPLVNGVLDAVRKTLGRESEAR; this is encoded by the coding sequence GTGACACCGGTTGACGGGGAGTCCCGGCATCGGGCCCGCGAAGCGGCGCTGCAGATGCTCTATCAGTGGGAGGTCGGACGCGTGTCCGCGCCCGAGGCGGTCCGATCCTATTGGCCCGGGCGCGACGCGCCGCCGTCGCCCGAGGACGAGCGCGCCGATGCGACCCCCGCGGCGATGGTCGACGAGCACAACCGCTCCTGGGCGAACGCGCTGGTGGCCGGCACGATCGCGCGGGTGAAGGACGCCGACGAACTGATCACCGCGCACACGAAGAACTGGCGGATCGAGCGGATGGCGGTGATCGACCGGCTCGTGCTGCGGATGGCCATCTACGAGCTGCTGAGCGAGCCCGACACGCCGGCCAAGGTCGTCATCAACGAGGCGATCGAGCTGGTCCGCACCTTCAGCGGCGAAGATCCGGTGCCGCTCGTCAACGGCGTGCTCGACGCGGTGAGAAAGACACTGGGCCGCGAGAGCGAGGCGCGATGA
- a CDS encoding FtsX-like permease family protein — MKELAPSLSFEAFVAVRYLLARRKQAFISLISFISVIGLMVGVMAVLIALALMTGLQGELRDRIVGASAHVYVFKLVGDGLRDAPAEMQKVKLVPHVVGVAPAFIGKGLMVSSADRQAPVTLKGIDPVLETTVTDIRKAMKQGSLDAVRQPADQMDGVVLGTDLASTLDVTIGDTVRLITPDEIVTPIGAMPHRRAFKVVGIFTLGLYEFDSEYALVDLPIAERMFGKAQAEFLEVRLDDMWKSSEVAADITRRLGDDYLTQDWRTMNKSLFSALWLEKMAVSITIGLIMTVAAVNIVASLVLLVMEKTRDIAILKTMGASTASIRRIFMLQGLIIGLSGTLLGTVFGVSAIYVLDRFKLIHVPIDVYQISYVPFILQPLDFMIVVVAAVLVSFLATVYPSRQASKLDPAQALRYQ; from the coding sequence ATGAAGGAGCTGGCTCCTTCGCTGTCCTTCGAAGCCTTCGTGGCCGTTCGGTATCTGCTGGCGCGGCGCAAACAGGCGTTCATCTCGCTCATCTCGTTCATTTCGGTGATCGGTCTGATGGTCGGGGTCATGGCGGTGCTGATCGCGCTCGCGTTGATGACCGGCCTGCAAGGTGAACTGCGCGATCGCATCGTCGGCGCCTCGGCGCACGTCTACGTGTTCAAGCTGGTCGGCGACGGCCTCCGCGACGCGCCGGCCGAGATGCAGAAGGTGAAACTGGTCCCGCATGTCGTCGGCGTCGCGCCGGCTTTCATCGGTAAGGGCCTGATGGTGTCGTCCGCCGACCGCCAGGCGCCGGTCACCCTGAAAGGCATCGATCCGGTTCTCGAGACGACGGTGACCGACATCCGCAAGGCGATGAAGCAGGGCAGCCTCGACGCCGTGCGCCAGCCCGCCGACCAGATGGACGGGGTCGTTCTCGGAACCGACCTGGCGTCGACGCTCGACGTCACGATCGGCGACACGGTGCGGCTGATCACGCCCGACGAGATCGTCACGCCGATCGGCGCCATGCCGCATCGCCGCGCGTTCAAGGTCGTCGGTATCTTCACGCTCGGCCTCTACGAGTTCGACAGCGAGTACGCGCTGGTCGACCTGCCCATCGCCGAGCGCATGTTCGGCAAGGCGCAGGCGGAGTTCCTCGAGGTGCGGCTCGACGACATGTGGAAGTCGAGCGAGGTCGCGGCCGACATCACCAGGCGGCTCGGCGACGACTACCTCACCCAGGACTGGCGGACGATGAACAAGTCGCTGTTCTCGGCGTTGTGGCTCGAGAAAATGGCGGTCAGCATCACCATCGGCCTGATCATGACCGTCGCCGCCGTCAACATCGTCGCGTCGCTGGTCCTGCTGGTCATGGAGAAGACGCGCGACATCGCGATCCTCAAGACGATGGGGGCATCGACGGCCAGCATCCGGCGCATCTTCATGCTGCAGGGACTGATCATCGGGCTGAGCGGCACGCTGCTCGGTACGGTGTTCGGCGTCTCGGCGATCTACGTCCTCGACCGCTTCAAGCTGATTCACGTCCCGATCGACGTCTATCAGATCTCGTACGTCCCCTTCATTCTGCAGCCGCTCGATTTCATGATCGTCGTCGTGGCGGCCGTGCTGGTGAGCTTCCTGGCCACCGTGTATCCCTCCCGGCAGGCGTCGAAGCTCGATCCGGCGCAGGCTCTCCGCTACCAATGA
- the ribH gene encoding 6,7-dimethyl-8-ribityllumazine synthase: MGRPQEAPSALGDASPFRFAIVVSRFNQAITDSLRDAAVGALAEAGAAASQVDRFEVPGAYELPQAARAAAASGAYDAIVCLGCVVRGETPHFDYISAAVAHGIMDAAGDTGVPMAFGVLTVDTQAQAVARAGTGPDNKGREAAAAAIEMALVYRKIEAARKARKARKARSARRTRRTRRSGGS, translated from the coding sequence GTGGGCAGGCCTCAAGAAGCACCTTCGGCGCTTGGCGATGCGTCGCCGTTTCGATTCGCGATCGTCGTGTCGCGCTTCAACCAGGCGATCACCGACAGCCTGCGCGATGCCGCGGTCGGCGCGCTTGCCGAGGCGGGCGCGGCCGCGAGCCAGGTCGATCGCTTCGAGGTGCCGGGCGCCTACGAGCTGCCGCAGGCCGCCCGCGCCGCGGCCGCGAGCGGCGCCTACGACGCGATTGTGTGCCTTGGCTGTGTCGTCCGCGGCGAGACGCCGCACTTCGACTACATTTCGGCGGCGGTCGCGCACGGCATCATGGACGCGGCCGGCGATACCGGCGTGCCGATGGCGTTTGGCGTGTTGACCGTGGACACGCAGGCGCAGGCCGTCGCGCGCGCCGGCACCGGGCCCGACAACAAGGGGCGCGAAGCGGCGGCGGCCGCGATCGAAATGGCGCTGGTCTACCGCAAGATCGAAGCCGCACGAAAAGCACGAAAAGCACGAAAAGCACGAAGCGCGCGAAGGACCCGAAGGACCCGAAGGAGCGGGGGCTCGTGA
- a CDS encoding ABC transporter ATP-binding protein has translation MAFLEATGVDKRYVVGHAQLAVLRALNLTVEQGEMVAIVGASGVGKSTLLHVLGGLDAVDAGAVRVAGQDLGSMKPDALTAFRNQHIGFVFQFHHLLPEFTALENAGMPMRIARRPAGERDGRARAMLDRVGLTERAAHTPGMLSGGEQQRVAIARALVMNPSLLLADEPTGDLDEHTAETLHDLLREMHREGRLTSVIATHNPRLAAACDRVLRLEEGRLRGA, from the coding sequence ATGGCGTTTCTGGAAGCCACTGGCGTCGACAAGCGCTACGTGGTCGGCCACGCGCAGCTCGCGGTACTGCGCGCGCTCAACCTGACCGTGGAACAGGGCGAGATGGTGGCGATCGTGGGGGCGTCGGGGGTGGGGAAGAGCACGCTGCTGCACGTGCTCGGCGGGCTGGACGCCGTCGACGCGGGTGCCGTCCGCGTGGCGGGCCAGGACCTCGGGTCGATGAAGCCCGACGCCCTCACCGCGTTCCGCAACCAGCACATCGGGTTCGTCTTTCAGTTCCACCACCTGCTGCCCGAGTTCACCGCGCTCGAGAACGCCGGGATGCCGATGCGCATCGCGCGGCGTCCGGCCGGCGAGCGCGACGGCCGCGCGCGGGCCATGCTCGATCGCGTCGGCCTCACCGAGCGTGCGGCACACACGCCGGGGATGTTGTCGGGCGGCGAGCAACAGCGCGTCGCCATCGCGCGGGCGCTGGTGATGAATCCGTCGCTCCTGCTCGCCGACGAGCCGACCGGCGACCTCGACGAACACACCGCCGAAACGCTTCACGACCTGCTGCGGGAGATGCATCGCGAGGGACGCCTGACGTCGGTGATTGCGACGCACAATCCCCGTCTGGCGGCGGCCTGCGACCGGGTCTTGCGGCTCGAAGAGGGTAGGCTGCGGGGCGCGTAG
- the lysS gene encoding lysine--tRNA ligase, producing MTDELNDQLRQRRANFEELRQLAVDPYPHAFERTDTVSALVSAHADKGGEALEASPIQTRTAGRVLAIRSFGKANFLAISDGTSRIQVYVRKDALSEREFAVFKLLDFGDFVGVEGHLFRTKTNELTIWATRLEFLAKCFIPLPEKWHGLTDVEARYRQRYLDLIVNPDSRRVFEVRSRVLTGIRRFLDAREYLEVETPMMQPIAGGALARPFVTHHNTLDMQLYMRIAPELYLKRLSVGGIERVYEINRNFRNEGISTQHNPEFTMLEFYQAYSEYRALMVMTEELLSAVARDAIGTDQITFGGHQISLAPPYRRVALREGARESASARLGSVVTDADLRGRESAAAIARRLHLEVQPGWGAGKIATEIFERLNEDALIQPTFVHDFPTEVSPLSKQRADDPDTVERFELYVGGFEVANAFSELNDPAEQRRRFEAQLAGRAAGDHEAHAMDEDYIRALEYGLPPTAGEGVGIDRLVMLLTDSPSIRDVILFPLMRTKDAKGTKE from the coding sequence ATGACTGACGAACTGAACGATCAATTGCGCCAGCGGCGCGCCAACTTCGAGGAATTGCGGCAGCTCGCGGTCGATCCCTACCCGCACGCCTTCGAGCGGACCGATACCGTCTCGGCGCTGGTCTCGGCGCACGCGGACAAAGGCGGTGAGGCGCTCGAGGCGTCGCCGATCCAGACGCGCACCGCCGGCCGCGTGCTCGCCATCCGCAGCTTCGGCAAGGCGAACTTCCTCGCCATCTCCGACGGCACGTCACGCATCCAGGTCTACGTCCGGAAAGACGCGCTCAGCGAGCGCGAGTTCGCGGTGTTCAAGCTCCTCGACTTCGGCGATTTCGTCGGCGTCGAGGGGCACCTTTTCCGCACCAAGACCAACGAGCTGACGATCTGGGCGACCAGGCTCGAGTTCCTGGCCAAGTGCTTCATTCCGCTGCCTGAGAAGTGGCACGGCCTGACCGATGTCGAGGCGCGCTACCGCCAGCGCTATCTCGATCTCATCGTCAATCCTGACTCGCGCCGCGTGTTCGAGGTGCGCAGCAGGGTGCTGACCGGCATCCGCCGCTTCCTCGACGCGCGCGAGTATCTCGAAGTCGAGACGCCGATGATGCAGCCGATCGCCGGCGGCGCGCTGGCGCGTCCCTTCGTCACGCACCACAACACCCTCGACATGCAGCTCTACATGCGGATCGCGCCCGAGCTGTACCTGAAGCGTCTGAGCGTCGGCGGCATCGAGCGGGTCTACGAGATCAACCGCAACTTCAGGAATGAGGGGATCTCGACCCAGCACAATCCCGAGTTCACGATGCTCGAGTTCTACCAGGCCTACAGCGAGTATCGCGCGCTGATGGTGATGACCGAGGAGCTGCTGTCGGCCGTGGCCCGCGACGCGATCGGCACCGACCAGATTACGTTCGGCGGCCATCAGATCTCGCTCGCGCCTCCGTATCGCCGGGTCGCGCTGCGCGAAGGGGCGCGCGAGAGCGCGTCGGCCAGGCTCGGGAGCGTCGTCACCGACGCCGACCTGCGCGGCCGCGAATCGGCAGCGGCCATCGCCCGGCGGCTGCACCTCGAGGTCCAGCCCGGGTGGGGCGCCGGCAAGATCGCCACCGAGATCTTCGAGCGTCTCAACGAGGACGCGTTGATCCAGCCGACCTTCGTCCACGACTTCCCGACCGAGGTCTCGCCGCTCTCGAAACAGCGCGCCGACGATCCCGACACCGTCGAGCGCTTCGAGCTCTACGTCGGCGGCTTCGAGGTGGCCAACGCCTTCAGCGAGCTCAACGATCCCGCCGAGCAGCGGCGCCGCTTCGAGGCGCAGCTGGCCGGCCGTGCCGCCGGCGACCACGAAGCGCATGCGATGGACGAGGACTACATCCGCGCCCTCGAGTACGGGCTGCCGCCGACCGCCGGCGAAGGGGTCGGCATCGACCGCCTGGTGATGCTGCTGACCGACAGCCCGTCGATTCGCGACGTGATCTTGTTCCCGCTGATGCGAACGAAGGACGCGAAAGGGACGAAGGAATGA
- a CDS encoding ATP-dependent Clp protease ATP-binding subunit: MFERYTERARRVLFFARYEASQLGSISIETEHLLLGLIREGKGLTSRIFARSHLSLESIRKEIEGRTVFREKVSTSVEIPFSAETKRVLQFAAEEADRLLHNYIGTEHLLLGILREERSVAATILMEKGMRLNTVREDIVALLNEKTTLTRVKETPLLAEFSRDLTDAAMKNQLDPLVGRHAELERVQQVLCRRTKNNAVLIGEPGVGKTAIVEGLAQKIVYGDVPHFLADKRILALDISLIVAGTKYRGQFEERLKAIMKELTENPNIIVFIDELHTLVGAGSAEGSLDAANILKPALSRGEIRCIGATTPAEYRKYIEKDRSLERRFQAVKVDPPSEKETIEVLMGVKDRYEQFHHVEYTGEAIEAAVYQSSRYITDRFLPDKAIDLVDEAGARAKLRESGYSSEEFGEINRSIRMAVEGMESAVSEKNFEKAQYFRDQEVQARETLQYVREKFDVKTNTRKVTVGKADIDEVVSKWTGVPLTSINQDEGDKLLHMEEALHNRVISQDKAISALARAIRRSRAGLKNPNRPVGSFVFLGPTGVGKTELARALANFLFGSDHALIRFDMSEYMEKHSVSKLIGSPPGYVGHEEGGQLTEKVKRNPYSVVLLDEIEKAHPDLFNILLQVFEDGHLTDGLGNRVNFKNTIIIMTSNIGARFIQKKAGLGFQTADTAAITRSVNDMVLGEVRKTFNPEFINRIDEIIVFEALSDDDLRTITRLLVKQLNDNLVDRKITLELASEVVDWVIEQTCKDRSYGARPLRRAIQRYIEDPLSEELIRGHLKGGNIEVYLDGGSLAYRPAGQPQEGRRLA; this comes from the coding sequence ATGTTCGAACGCTACACGGAACGGGCGCGGCGCGTGCTCTTTTTCGCGCGGTATGAAGCCTCGCAGCTCGGCAGCATCTCGATCGAGACCGAGCATCTCCTGCTCGGCCTGATTCGAGAAGGGAAGGGACTGACCAGCCGGATCTTTGCCCGGTCCCACCTGTCCCTGGAGTCGATCCGCAAGGAAATCGAGGGACGCACGGTCTTTCGCGAGAAGGTGTCGACGTCGGTCGAGATTCCCTTCAGCGCCGAGACCAAGCGCGTCCTGCAGTTCGCGGCCGAAGAGGCCGACCGGCTGCTGCACAACTACATCGGGACCGAGCACCTGCTGCTCGGCATCCTGCGCGAAGAGCGCTCGGTGGCGGCCACCATCCTCATGGAGAAGGGGATGCGCCTCAACACCGTCCGCGAGGACATCGTCGCGCTGCTCAACGAAAAGACGACGCTGACGCGCGTCAAGGAAACGCCGCTGCTGGCCGAGTTCAGCCGCGACCTGACCGACGCGGCGATGAAGAACCAGCTCGATCCGCTGGTCGGCCGGCATGCCGAGCTCGAGCGGGTCCAGCAGGTGCTGTGCCGGCGGACCAAGAACAACGCCGTGCTGATTGGCGAGCCGGGAGTCGGCAAGACGGCGATCGTCGAAGGGCTGGCGCAGAAGATCGTCTACGGCGACGTGCCGCATTTCCTCGCCGACAAGCGCATCCTGGCGCTCGACATCTCGCTGATCGTCGCCGGCACGAAGTATCGCGGCCAGTTCGAAGAGCGCCTCAAGGCGATCATGAAGGAGCTGACCGAGAACCCGAACATCATCGTGTTCATCGACGAGCTGCACACGCTGGTCGGCGCCGGTTCGGCGGAAGGCTCGCTCGACGCCGCCAACATCCTCAAGCCGGCGCTCAGCCGCGGCGAGATCCGCTGCATCGGCGCGACGACGCCCGCCGAGTACCGCAAATACATCGAGAAGGACCGCTCGCTCGAGCGGCGCTTCCAGGCGGTCAAGGTCGATCCGCCGTCGGAGAAGGAAACCATCGAAGTATTGATGGGCGTGAAGGACCGCTACGAGCAGTTCCATCACGTCGAATACACGGGCGAGGCGATCGAAGCCGCGGTCTATCAGAGCAGCCGCTACATCACCGACCGTTTCCTGCCCGACAAGGCGATCGACCTCGTCGACGAGGCCGGTGCGCGCGCCAAGCTGCGCGAATCGGGCTACTCCTCCGAGGAGTTCGGCGAGATCAACCGCAGCATCCGGATGGCCGTCGAGGGGATGGAGTCGGCGGTCTCGGAGAAGAATTTCGAGAAGGCGCAGTACTTCCGCGACCAGGAAGTGCAGGCGCGCGAGACGCTGCAGTACGTGCGCGAGAAGTTCGACGTCAAGACCAACACCCGCAAGGTGACGGTCGGCAAGGCCGACATCGACGAGGTCGTCTCGAAGTGGACCGGCGTGCCGCTCACGTCGATCAATCAGGACGAAGGGGACAAGCTCCTGCACATGGAGGAGGCGCTGCACAACCGCGTCATCTCGCAGGATAAGGCGATCTCGGCGCTCGCCCGGGCGATCCGCCGCTCGCGGGCCGGGCTGAAGAACCCCAACCGTCCCGTCGGCAGTTTCGTGTTTCTCGGTCCGACCGGCGTCGGCAAGACCGAGCTGGCGCGCGCGCTCGCCAACTTCCTGTTCGGCAGCGACCACGCGCTGATTCGCTTCGACATGTCGGAATACATGGAGAAGCATTCGGTCAGCAAGCTGATCGGCTCGCCGCCCGGCTACGTCGGACACGAAGAGGGCGGTCAGCTCACCGAGAAGGTGAAGCGCAATCCGTATTCGGTCGTGCTGCTCGACGAGATCGAAAAGGCGCACCCGGATCTGTTCAACATCCTGCTGCAGGTGTTCGAGGACGGCCACCTCACCGACGGTCTCGGCAACCGGGTGAATTTCAAGAACACCATCATCATCATGACCTCGAACATCGGCGCCCGCTTCATCCAGAAGAAGGCGGGCCTCGGGTTCCAGACGGCCGACACGGCGGCGATCACCCGCAGCGTCAACGACATGGTGCTCGGCGAAGTGCGCAAGACCTTCAACCCCGAGTTCATCAACCGCATCGACGAGATCATCGTGTTCGAGGCGTTGTCAGACGACGACCTGCGGACGATTACCCGGCTGCTGGTCAAGCAGCTCAACGACAACCTCGTGGACAGGAAGATCACCCTCGAGCTGGCGAGCGAGGTCGTCGACTGGGTCATCGAGCAGACCTGCAAGGACCGCTCGTACGGCGCTCGTCCCTTGCGCCGGGCGATCCAGCGCTATATCGAAGATCCGCTCTCGGAGGAGCTGATCCGCGGGCACCTCAAGGGGGGCAACATCGAGGTCTATCTGGATGGCGGGTCGTTGGCCTACCGGCCGGCCGGCCAGCCGCAGGAAGGACGGCGGCTGGCCTGA
- a CDS encoding POTRA domain-containing protein: MLKFRCFLAASLLAAAVSAQAQTTPAAPTAPAPTAPVPAAQAPAAQAPGTPRPVAPAAAGPKPTEGTLPLCGGMYQVGPPAKLPPGSSPPVIYYVAACFEKQGGYSVVDPQTYLYYMEMAHQVSDPSADKWVTYTDKTEQTILADFKRLWATNFLDDLSAETYDYVFSNGVVGKIILYNMEERQRVKIVDYVGSKKIEMSKIDDELKKKGIRIALDSFVDPGLVKQVAGTVRDLYADQGYEYAEVKPEVKPVSTATKTVNLTFHISEGPKVRIRSVDFLGNDALKDKTLAHKMKDNKGPNPWIPIFGRGGTYKESKFEDDADKVQQYYREEGYVKAQIGQPQLRILEDDADGKTRWVQLQIPVTEGQRYRVGDISFSGNTVVKTEALTPFFKMAPGDWFNEKLIRKGFEKVREAYGTVGYFEFTGAPEYAFPNDAKDPNAPGATGSSGPPPPVAAAASQPAAIAPPVTKNASPVVNVTMRLEEGKQYFVNRITFAGNTTTRDNVIRREMRLYEGGVFNTEALKYSVRRLNQLGYFKPLEGEAIDVQKAQTQENEPPKVDVRLKFEEQNRNQITFGAGVSQYEGFFGQLAFQTSNFMGRGETFSVSAQQGNRAKNYQVGFTEPFLFDRPITAGVNVFDQEIQYVGQYTQASKGVNTVWGFPVGPFSRMFVTYSYEGVQVKDLNPLYRNAATLANNPFLIDSLLTSQNGERKISKIGPSFQHNSVDNPIFPTTGRKFTASFDLAGLGGNTKFYDANVEAIGYFKQTNRTSLGIRAAWQYLSPYGSQCVGGVCAQSVLPIFEKVYLGGEYSIRGFDLRSVGPRDPASGLVIGGNKSILGNAEYLINIAGPVRLVLFYDIGQVRDEGEHFSLTEPVKQLVYLNRVGAADSLTSLYTVTGFTTNYGTRIDTIATTSAFKTSTGAEIRFFMPVLNVPFRLIFAMNPQRGNVLDNNLQPEKFFKFRFAVGTTF; this comes from the coding sequence ATGTTGAAATTCCGTTGTTTTCTGGCGGCGTCGCTTCTGGCGGCTGCCGTCTCCGCGCAGGCGCAAACCACACCGGCTGCGCCGACCGCGCCGGCGCCGACCGCCCCGGTGCCGGCCGCTCAGGCGCCGGCCGCTCAGGCCCCCGGCACACCACGGCCGGTCGCGCCGGCCGCGGCCGGGCCGAAGCCCACCGAGGGCACGTTGCCGCTCTGCGGCGGCATGTACCAGGTCGGTCCGCCGGCCAAGTTGCCTCCGGGCAGTTCCCCCCCGGTCATCTACTACGTGGCCGCCTGTTTCGAAAAGCAGGGCGGCTACTCGGTCGTCGATCCGCAGACCTATCTCTATTACATGGAGATGGCGCACCAGGTGAGCGACCCGAGCGCCGACAAGTGGGTCACCTATACAGACAAGACGGAGCAGACGATCCTCGCCGACTTCAAGCGCCTCTGGGCGACCAACTTCCTCGACGACCTCTCCGCCGAGACCTACGACTACGTCTTCAGCAACGGCGTCGTCGGCAAGATCATCCTCTACAACATGGAGGAGCGGCAGCGCGTGAAGATCGTCGACTACGTCGGCTCGAAGAAAATCGAGATGTCGAAGATCGACGATGAGCTGAAGAAGAAGGGCATCCGCATCGCGCTCGACTCGTTCGTGGATCCTGGGCTCGTCAAACAGGTCGCCGGAACCGTCCGCGACCTCTACGCCGATCAGGGCTACGAGTACGCCGAGGTCAAGCCGGAGGTCAAGCCGGTCAGCACCGCGACGAAGACCGTCAATCTCACGTTCCACATCAGCGAAGGCCCGAAGGTCCGCATCCGCTCGGTCGATTTCCTGGGCAACGACGCGCTCAAGGACAAGACCCTCGCGCACAAGATGAAGGACAACAAGGGACCCAATCCGTGGATCCCGATTTTCGGCCGCGGCGGCACCTACAAGGAAAGCAAATTCGAAGACGACGCCGACAAGGTGCAGCAGTACTATCGCGAGGAAGGCTACGTCAAGGCGCAGATCGGCCAGCCGCAGCTGCGCATCCTCGAGGACGACGCCGACGGCAAGACGCGCTGGGTCCAGCTGCAGATCCCGGTCACCGAGGGACAGCGCTACCGGGTCGGCGACATCAGCTTCTCCGGCAACACCGTCGTCAAGACCGAGGCGCTGACGCCGTTCTTCAAGATGGCGCCGGGCGACTGGTTCAACGAAAAGCTGATCCGCAAGGGATTCGAGAAGGTCCGCGAGGCTTACGGCACCGTCGGGTACTTCGAGTTCACCGGCGCCCCGGAGTACGCCTTTCCCAACGACGCCAAGGATCCGAACGCGCCCGGCGCTACCGGATCCTCAGGCCCGCCGCCGCCGGTCGCCGCAGCGGCTAGCCAGCCCGCCGCGATCGCGCCGCCCGTCACGAAAAACGCCTCGCCGGTCGTCAACGTGACGATGCGGCTCGAGGAAGGCAAGCAGTATTTCGTCAATCGGATCACCTTCGCGGGCAACACGACGACGCGCGACAACGTGATTCGACGCGAGATGCGGCTCTATGAGGGAGGCGTCTTCAACACCGAGGCGCTCAAGTACAGCGTCCGGCGTCTCAACCAGCTCGGTTACTTCAAGCCGCTCGAGGGCGAAGCGATCGACGTGCAAAAGGCGCAGACCCAGGAAAACGAGCCGCCCAAGGTCGACGTCCGCCTGAAGTTCGAGGAGCAGAACCGCAACCAGATTACGTTCGGCGCCGGCGTCTCCCAGTACGAGGGATTCTTCGGGCAGCTGGCGTTCCAGACCTCCAACTTCATGGGGCGCGGCGAAACCTTCAGCGTCTCGGCGCAGCAGGGCAACCGGGCCAAGAACTACCAGGTCGGCTTCACCGAACCGTTCCTGTTCGACCGCCCGATCACCGCCGGCGTCAACGTGTTCGATCAGGAGATCCAGTACGTCGGCCAGTACACGCAGGCGTCGAAGGGGGTGAACACGGTCTGGGGCTTCCCGGTCGGTCCGTTCTCGCGGATGTTCGTGACGTACAGCTACGAGGGCGTCCAGGTCAAGGACCTCAACCCGCTCTACAGGAACGCCGCGACGCTGGCCAACAACCCCTTCCTCATCGATTCGCTGCTCACCAGCCAGAATGGCGAGCGCAAGATCAGCAAGATCGGCCCGAGCTTCCAGCACAACAGCGTCGACAACCCGATCTTCCCGACGACCGGGCGCAAGTTCACGGCGTCGTTCGACCTCGCCGGGCTCGGCGGCAACACCAAGTTCTACGACGCGAACGTCGAGGCGATCGGCTACTTCAAACAGACCAACCGCACGTCGCTCGGGATTCGAGCCGCCTGGCAGTACCTCAGCCCGTATGGTTCGCAGTGCGTCGGCGGCGTCTGCGCGCAGTCGGTGCTGCCGATTTTCGAGAAGGTGTACCTGGGCGGCGAGTACAGCATCCGCGGCTTCGACCTTCGCAGCGTCGGGCCGCGCGATCCCGCGAGCGGGCTGGTGATCGGCGGTAACAAGAGCATCCTCGGCAACGCTGAGTACTTGATCAACATCGCCGGTCCGGTGCGGCTGGTGCTCTTCTACGACATCGGCCAGGTGCGCGATGAGGGGGAGCACTTCTCGCTGACCGAGCCGGTCAAGCAGCTCGTTTACCTGAACCGGGTGGGCGCGGCAGATTCGTTGACCTCGTTGTACACTGTCACCGGGTTCACGACGAATTACGGCACGCGCATCGACACCATCGCCACGACGAGTGCGTTCAAGACCTCGACGGGCGCCGAGATCCGGTTCTTCATGCCGGTGCTGAACGTGCCGTTCCGGCTGATCTTTGCGATGAACCCGCAGCGGGGCAACGTGCTGGACAACAACCTCCAGCCCGAGAAGTTCTTCAAGTTCCGGTTCGCGGTAGGCACGACGTTCTAG